In Dehalococcoidia bacterium, a single window of DNA contains:
- a CDS encoding helix-turn-helix transcriptional regulator: MLTRKQQLENLLRDPNFRSQFVADYVQEMVATQIRAIREQRKWTQEQLGEAADGMRQVQVSRLENPDYSGVSLNSLKRVARAFDLGLIIQLAPFNEFLDWVVSVNPEKLVPPSYAEEQEQRHMEHVSPLSLISDYYSKHASNLTNIEKQEEQKVAIPA; this comes from the coding sequence ATGCTTACTAGAAAACAACAGCTAGAGAATCTTCTGCGAGACCCCAACTTCCGTAGCCAATTCGTTGCCGACTATGTTCAGGAGATGGTAGCGACTCAGATCAGAGCCATTCGTGAGCAACGGAAATGGACGCAGGAACAATTAGGCGAGGCTGCCGATGGCATGAGACAGGTCCAAGTCTCACGATTGGAGAACCCCGATTACTCAGGGGTTAGCTTGAATTCACTGAAGCGTGTGGCGCGGGCATTTGACCTAGGCTTGATTATTCAGTTAGCTCCATTCAACGAGTTCTTGGATTGGGTTGTTAGCGTCAATCCCGAAAAGCTCGTGCCGCCGAGTTATGCCGAAGAACAAGAGCAACGCCACATGGAACACGTGTCCCCTTTGTCCTTGATTAGCGACTACTACTCCAAACACGCCAGCAACTTGACGAATATTGAAAAACAGGAGGAACAAAAAGTTGCGATTCCCGCCTGA
- a CDS encoding gamma-glutamyl-gamma-aminobutyrate hydrolase family protein (Members of this family of hydrolases with an active site Cys residue belong to MEROPS family C26.) encodes MPFLVIGVAQSAKRSRKAGQSVAWKYHDATQACVRAAGLPGETRVLPLPEGLPPDAGAASGSAFERAVRDALRGLSGLLLTGGADVDPRFYGESPDPEAGLHVDTEGRDAFEIALVRAALDRGLPVLAVCRGMQVLNVALGGNLVQHIGGHQNTRHVLTLRPASFLAELLASGTPIETNSYHHQALKAVAPGLIVTARAPDGTVEAVDGVGLPGWVHGVQFHPEKMGDHPDGHPARELYRRIFAAFVEAAAGKS; translated from the coding sequence GTGCCCTTTCTCGTTATCGGCGTCGCCCAGTCGGCGAAGCGCAGCCGCAAGGCCGGCCAGAGCGTCGCGTGGAAGTACCACGACGCGACGCAGGCGTGTGTGCGCGCCGCTGGCCTGCCGGGGGAGACGCGGGTCCTTCCGCTTCCGGAAGGACTCCCTCCGGACGCGGGCGCGGCAAGCGGCTCCGCCTTCGAGCGGGCTGTGCGGGACGCGCTGCGCGGCCTCTCCGGCCTGCTCCTCACCGGCGGCGCGGACGTGGACCCGCGCTTCTACGGCGAGTCGCCCGACCCCGAGGCGGGCCTGCACGTGGACACGGAGGGCAGGGACGCCTTTGAGATCGCGCTTGTGCGGGCCGCGCTGGACAGGGGCCTGCCGGTGCTGGCCGTCTGCCGGGGGATGCAGGTGTTGAACGTGGCCCTGGGCGGGAACCTGGTCCAGCACATCGGGGGGCACCAGAATACGCGGCATGTCCTGACCTTGCGGCCCGCCAGCTTCCTGGCCGAGCTTCTGGCATCGGGGACGCCCATCGAGACGAACAGCTACCACCATCAGGCGCTCAAGGCCGTTGCGCCCGGCCTTATCGTGACGGCGCGCGCCCCGGACGGCACGGTGGAGGCGGTGGACGGGGTCGGGCTGCCCGGCTGGGTCCACGGGGTGCAGTTCCACCCGGAGAAGATGGGCGACCATCCGGACGGGCATCCGGCGCGGGAGCTGTACCGCCGCATCTTCGCCGCGTTCGTGGAGGCCGCGGCAGGAAAGTCGTGA